In one window of Musa acuminata AAA Group cultivar baxijiao chromosome BXJ3-2, Cavendish_Baxijiao_AAA, whole genome shotgun sequence DNA:
- the LOC135631796 gene encoding uncharacterized protein LOC135631796 isoform X1 codes for MAYCDDDFSLLGDEARSQPQPQPQPGPFSAAQRYLPSKPAPISLQPRPHHHLAVAVAAIDNPGKNGVVVDGGSDDHDGYGEAFGQTNTSKCPTAPGFHDQHCFADDDNPFAPQNPAADDEGGDDDGDPDNYPERKGAIVTASQHQQPHHRLPKRKDRDDLSDSESPYCYNSSGAANKKSRPMSSSGDYRKDREEWSDSAISSLLDAYTEKYVQLNRGNLRGRDWEDVATIVSERCNKQKVGKSVEQCKNKIDNLKKRYKVECQRLSSGGLPASHWPWFKKMEQLVGSSSSSSKAGPDDDKSITLGGSAAVMRQIKRYPLAASGPVIVNTNSKMKALSNPRWKRVILKISGVALAGAGPQNVDHKVVMLIAKEIAIANRAGVEVAIVVGGQNFFCGDTWIAATGIDRATTYQIGYAFPVSCMMASLMNAIMLQALLENLGVEARIQSTLLTQEIAEPYIRRRAIRHLEKGRVVIFGGAGGGTGNQLFSSDIAAALRASEIHADAVLKGTTADGFYGCHSSNSNSNAFEHISFRELVSRGFTAINMAALKLCEENNTPVVLFNLLEPGIVSRALCGEPVGTLIDQSGRIS; via the exons ATGGCCTACTGCGACGACGACTTCTCTCTCCTCGGAGACGAAGCCCGGTCGCAGCCCCAGCCCCAGCCCCAGCCCGGCCCCTTCTCCGCCGCCCAACGCTACCTGCCCTCCAAGCCGGCGCCGATCTCCCTCCAGCCTCGCCCCCACCACCACCTCGCCGTTGCAGTGGCCGCAATCGACAACCCCGGAAAGAACGGGGTCGTTGTCGACGGAGGGAGCGACGACCATGATGGCTACGGCGAGGCCTTTGGCCAAACGAACACCTCCAAGTGCCCCACCGCCCCGGGTTTCCACGACCAACACTGCTTCGCCGACGACGACAACCCGTTCGCCCCCCAGAACCCCGCCGCTGATGATGAAGGTGGCGACGACGATGGCGATCCTGACAACTACCCCGAGCGCAAGGGGGCCATCGTCACCGCCTCCCAGCACCAGCAGCCTCATCACCGCCTGCCGAAGCGCAAGGATCGCGACGATCTTAGCGACAGCGAGTCCCCCTACTGCTACAACAGCAGCGGGGCGGCTAATAAGAAGTCGAGGCCGATGTCGTCGTCGGGGGACTACCGCAAGGACCGGGAGGAATGGAGCGATTCGGCCATTAGCTCCCTCCTCGACGCCTACACGGAGAAGTACGTGCAGCTCAATCGGGGTAACCTGCGGGGGAGGGACTGGGAAGACGTGGCCACCATCGTCAGCGAGCGCTGCAACAAGCAGAAGGTTGGCAAGAGCGTGGAGCAGTGCAAGAACAAGATCGACAACCTCAAGAAGCGCTACAAGGTCGAGTGCCAGCGGCTTAGCAGCGGCGGGCTCCCTGCAAGCCACTGGCCGTGGTTTAAGAAGATGGAGCAGCTCGTTGGTTCCTCTTCGTCCTCGTCAAAGGCTGGTCCAGATGATGACAAATCCATCACCCTTGGTGGCTCTGCTGCAGTCATGAGACAGATCAAAAG ATATCCCCTTGCTGCATCTGGCCCTGTTATTGTAAATACTAACTCAAAGATGAAGGCATTATCAAATCCACGGTGGAAGAGAGTGATTTTGAAAATTAGTGGTGTGGCATTAGCTGGAGCTGGTCCCCAAAATGTTGACCATAAG GTGGTTATGCTAATTGCTAAGGAAATTGCAATTGCCAACCGTGCCGGTGTAGAG GTGGCAATTGTTGTTGGAGGTCAAAATTTCTTTTGTGGTGATACTTGGATAGCTGCAACTGGAATTGATAGGGCTACAACTTATCAAATAGGGTATGCATTTCCTGTTTCATG TATGATGGCATCATTGATGAACGCGATAATGCTCCAAGCATTGTTAGAGAATCTTGGTGTTGAGGCACGGATACAGTCTACCTTATTGACGCAAGAGATTGCAGAACCATACATAAGGCGACGAGCTATCCGTCATCTTGAGAAAGGAAGAGTTGTTATATTTGGTGGAGCTGGTGGAGGAACAGGAAATCAACTTTTTAGCTCCGACATTGCAGCTGCCTTGAGGGCCTCCGAAA TTCACGCAGATGCTGTTCTGAAAGGGACTACTGCAGATGGCTTTTATGGTTGCCATTCCAGCAACAGCAATAGCAACGCGTTTGAGCATATTTCATTTAGGGAGTTGGTTTCAAGAGGTTTCACCGCAATCAACATGGCAGCATTGAAATTATGCGAAGAGAACAACACACCAG TTGTTCTCTTTAATTTATTAGAGCCAGGCATTGTTTCGAGGGCACTTTGTGGGGAACCAGTCGGTACCCTTATTGACCAATCAGGAAGAATCAGCTGA
- the LOC135631796 gene encoding uncharacterized protein LOC135631796 isoform X2 yields the protein MAYCDDDFSLLGDEARSQPQPQPQPGPFSAAQRYLPSKPAPISLQPRPHHHLAVAVAAIDNPGKNGVVVDGGSDDHDGYGEAFGQTNTSKCPTAPGFHDQHCFADDDNPFAPQNPAADDEGGDDDGDPDNYPERKGAIVTASQHQQPHHRLPKRKDRDDLSDSESPYCYNSSGAANKKSRPMSSSGDYRKDREEWSDSAISSLLDAYTEKYVQLNRGNLRGRDWEDVATIVSERCNKQKVGKSVEQCKNKIDNLKKRYKVECQRLSSGGLPASHWPWFKKMEQLVGSSSSSSKAGPDDDKSITLGGSAAVMRQIKRYPLAASGPVIVNTNSKMKALSNPRWKRVILKISGVALAGAGPQNVDHKVVMLIAKEIAIANRAGVEVAIVVGGQNFFCGDTWIAATGIDRATTYQIGMMASLMNAIMLQALLENLGVEARIQSTLLTQEIAEPYIRRRAIRHLEKGRVVIFGGAGGGTGNQLFSSDIAAALRASEIHADAVLKGTTADGFYGCHSSNSNSNAFEHISFRELVSRGFTAINMAALKLCEENNTPVVLFNLLEPGIVSRALCGEPVGTLIDQSGRIS from the exons ATGGCCTACTGCGACGACGACTTCTCTCTCCTCGGAGACGAAGCCCGGTCGCAGCCCCAGCCCCAGCCCCAGCCCGGCCCCTTCTCCGCCGCCCAACGCTACCTGCCCTCCAAGCCGGCGCCGATCTCCCTCCAGCCTCGCCCCCACCACCACCTCGCCGTTGCAGTGGCCGCAATCGACAACCCCGGAAAGAACGGGGTCGTTGTCGACGGAGGGAGCGACGACCATGATGGCTACGGCGAGGCCTTTGGCCAAACGAACACCTCCAAGTGCCCCACCGCCCCGGGTTTCCACGACCAACACTGCTTCGCCGACGACGACAACCCGTTCGCCCCCCAGAACCCCGCCGCTGATGATGAAGGTGGCGACGACGATGGCGATCCTGACAACTACCCCGAGCGCAAGGGGGCCATCGTCACCGCCTCCCAGCACCAGCAGCCTCATCACCGCCTGCCGAAGCGCAAGGATCGCGACGATCTTAGCGACAGCGAGTCCCCCTACTGCTACAACAGCAGCGGGGCGGCTAATAAGAAGTCGAGGCCGATGTCGTCGTCGGGGGACTACCGCAAGGACCGGGAGGAATGGAGCGATTCGGCCATTAGCTCCCTCCTCGACGCCTACACGGAGAAGTACGTGCAGCTCAATCGGGGTAACCTGCGGGGGAGGGACTGGGAAGACGTGGCCACCATCGTCAGCGAGCGCTGCAACAAGCAGAAGGTTGGCAAGAGCGTGGAGCAGTGCAAGAACAAGATCGACAACCTCAAGAAGCGCTACAAGGTCGAGTGCCAGCGGCTTAGCAGCGGCGGGCTCCCTGCAAGCCACTGGCCGTGGTTTAAGAAGATGGAGCAGCTCGTTGGTTCCTCTTCGTCCTCGTCAAAGGCTGGTCCAGATGATGACAAATCCATCACCCTTGGTGGCTCTGCTGCAGTCATGAGACAGATCAAAAG ATATCCCCTTGCTGCATCTGGCCCTGTTATTGTAAATACTAACTCAAAGATGAAGGCATTATCAAATCCACGGTGGAAGAGAGTGATTTTGAAAATTAGTGGTGTGGCATTAGCTGGAGCTGGTCCCCAAAATGTTGACCATAAG GTGGTTATGCTAATTGCTAAGGAAATTGCAATTGCCAACCGTGCCGGTGTAGAG GTGGCAATTGTTGTTGGAGGTCAAAATTTCTTTTGTGGTGATACTTGGATAGCTGCAACTGGAATTGATAGGGCTACAACTTATCAAATAGG TATGATGGCATCATTGATGAACGCGATAATGCTCCAAGCATTGTTAGAGAATCTTGGTGTTGAGGCACGGATACAGTCTACCTTATTGACGCAAGAGATTGCAGAACCATACATAAGGCGACGAGCTATCCGTCATCTTGAGAAAGGAAGAGTTGTTATATTTGGTGGAGCTGGTGGAGGAACAGGAAATCAACTTTTTAGCTCCGACATTGCAGCTGCCTTGAGGGCCTCCGAAA TTCACGCAGATGCTGTTCTGAAAGGGACTACTGCAGATGGCTTTTATGGTTGCCATTCCAGCAACAGCAATAGCAACGCGTTTGAGCATATTTCATTTAGGGAGTTGGTTTCAAGAGGTTTCACCGCAATCAACATGGCAGCATTGAAATTATGCGAAGAGAACAACACACCAG TTGTTCTCTTTAATTTATTAGAGCCAGGCATTGTTTCGAGGGCACTTTGTGGGGAACCAGTCGGTACCCTTATTGACCAATCAGGAAGAATCAGCTGA
- the LOC135631797 gene encoding protein PSK SIMULATOR 1-like, whose product MRKVESESWLGRMGLVRGSERRKSGAAEPTKAATVGVLTFEVAGLMSKAVQLWHALADDRVARLSDEVLRLEGVRKLVSDDREFLLALAVAEMTDAIGSLARAVARLGWRSCDPALQRFDAAYADLVKTGADPRGFEYAGRKIEGKVKKMEGFVAASADLHNELEVLAELEQELRRMLANPDDSGHLQGSVDDFKNKVLWQRRQVKDLRQASLWYTPYDFVVRLLGRSLFSIVGRIRQVFRFQFEEEATGKSGAHLARCHSIAGSMPLSVHCSHLDAVHMFASGPTTINRREFAGQCLPATTGSAPPARKRQNSRTWWPVRRGPFGDCMVGGDKPAVLLSCIPLETALRKSIVTPLALNRADGASAEANLEGDMVNTNLFLSMIEPRFQLHIAPASTLGGAALALHYANVIIVIDNLAASPHWIGPNARDDLYNMLTTSIKAALRAKLRTFAKTTASSVYDPVLAAEWSAAVRKKLEWLAPLAHNMIRWHSDRSFERQSLASSSTVLLLQTLYFADRKKTEDAITELLVDLNYLWRYRRDSNAETMSNCVSSRQFDGCLQIQVDVDACSAT is encoded by the coding sequence ATGAGGAAGGTGGAGTCGGAGTCGTGGCTGGGCCGCATGGGACTCGTGCGAGGGAGCGAGCGGAGGAAGAGCGGCGCAGCAGAGCCGACGAAGGCGGCCACGGTCGGGGTTCTCACCTTCGAGGTGGCAGGGCTCATGTCCAAGGCCGTCCAACTATGGCACGCCCTCGCTGACGACCGCGTCGCCCGCCTCAGTGACGAGGTCCTCCGCCTCGAGGGCGTCCGCAAGCTTGTGTCCGACGACCGCGAGTTCCTCCTCGCCCTGGCCGTCGCTGAGATGACGGACGCCATCGGGTCCCTGGCCCGCGCCGTGGCCCGCCTCGGCTGGCGCAGCTGTGACCCTGCGCTGCAGCGGTTCGACGCCGCGTACGCGGATCTCGTCAAGACCGGAGCCGACCCACGCGGATTCGAGTACGCCGGGCGGAAGATTGAGGGAAAGGTGAAGAAGATGGAGGGGTTCGTCGCCGCGAGCGCCGACCTGCACAACGAGCTCGAGGTGCTGGCAGAGCTCGAGCAGGAGCTGCGACGGATGCTGGCCAACCCCGACGACAGCGGCCACCTACAAGGGAGTGTCGACGATTTCAAGAACAAGGTGCTGTGGCAGCGGCGGCAAGTGAAGGACCTGCGCCAGGCCTCGCTGTGGTACACGCCCTACGATTTCGTCGTCCGCTTGCTGGGCCGGTCCCTCTTCTCGATCGTCGGAAGGATAAGGCAAGTCTTCCGATTCCAGTTCGAGGAAGAAGCCACGGGAAAGTCCGGCGCCCACCTCGCCCGCTGCCACTCCATCGCCGGCTCCATGCCGCTCTCCGTCCATTGTTCGCACCTAGACGCGGTCCACATGTTCGCCTCCGGTCCGACCACCATCAACCGCAGAGAATTCGCAGGACAGTGTCTTCCTGCCACAACCGGCTCGGCTCCTCCCGCTCGGAAGCGCCAGAATTCTCGAACCTGGTGGCCGGTCCGCCGTGGACCTTTCGGTGACTGCATGGTTGGTGGCGACAAGCCCGCAGTCCTGCTGAGCTGCATTCCCTTGGAAACAGCCCTCCGGAAGTCGATCGTGACGCCGCTGGCTCTCAACAGAGCTGATGGTGCAAGCGCAGAGGCTAACCTCGAAGGCGACATGGTCAACACCAATCTTTTCTTATCCATGATCGAGCCCAGGTTCCAGCTGCACATCGCTCCGGCATCCACGCTCGGTGGTGCAGCTCTGGCTCTGCACTACGCCAATGTGATCATCGTCATCGATAATCTCGCGGCATCTCCCCATTGGATCGGTCCAAACGCCAGAGATGACCTGTACAACATGCTAACGACGAGCATCAAAGCAGCTCTAAGAGCAAAGCTAAGAACATTCGCAAAGACTACGGCTTCGTCGGTCTACGACCCAGTTCTTGCGGCAGAGTGGAGCGCGGCGGTAAGGAAGAAGTTGGAGTGGCTGGCGCCGCTCGCTCATAACATGATCCGGTGGCACTCCGATCGGAGCTTCGAGCGGCAGAGTCTGGCCTCGAGCTCTACCGTTCTCCTGCTGCAGACGCTCTATTTTGCGGATCGAAAGAAGACGGAGGATGCCATCACTGAGCTACTTGTTGATCTGAACTACCTGTGGAGATACAGGAGGGACTCGAACGCAGAGACCATGTCGAACTGTGTCAGCAGTAGACAATTTGATGGCTGCTTGCAGATACAGGTTGATGTCGATGCTTGCTCTGCAACGTAG